A genomic stretch from Telopea speciosissima isolate NSW1024214 ecotype Mountain lineage chromosome 7, Tspe_v1, whole genome shotgun sequence includes:
- the LOC122668293 gene encoding putative disease resistance protein At1g50180 produces the protein MAEFVVSSVAQYLGVLLIQEAEFLGGITDQIMKIQDDMTRMQCFLKDADARKDESPVVHNWVSEIRELAYDVENAIDAYILKAKYASFFNPNKFIQLHKIGKEIETLQSKIQDITRNVETYGFIRTSSQGEGTSSTTTELRQQRRQSYLHSYNEVENVIDREDNIKVLVAELINKEGPHLVSIVGIGGLGKTMLAKMVYNHVRCHFDRCSWNYVSPQFQGGRFILQQIIRNIWPQYGLESLNDGELKKELYKALEDKCYLVVLDDITSTEAWDFLKPAFPKGKMGSKIMLTTRIKDIALYADPLGTELGSFLWKNIASNSSSSSSSYPQEAEKKEKLGREIMKNFGGLPLALVVFGGMLAMKKSIHEWEMAAKNISSWYMNKAQQQQQNGDDDDASWILSLGYHDLPSYLKPCFLYLSFYPEDTKVDKRELIQMWIAEGFVQHNGQETTKEETGEEYLLELINRSMVEVGKQSFRGNVRTCVLHTSMRY, from the exons ATGGCAGAGTTTGTTGTGTCCTCTGTTGCACAATACCTTGGTGTCCTGCTAATTCAAGAAGCAGAATTTTTAGGAGGTATCACAGATCAGATTATGAAGATCCAAGATGATATGACGCGGATGCAATGCTTCTTAAAAGATGCAGATGCAAGAAAGGATGAAAGCCCAGTTGTTCATAATTGGGTTTCAGAAATCAGAGAGCTTGCATATGATGTGGAGAATGCTATAGATGCCTACATTCTAAAAGCAAAGTATGCAAGCTTcttcaatccaaacaaatttATACAACTTCACAAAATTGGAAAGGAGATCGAAACGCTTCAATCCAAGATCCAGGACATTACTCGCAATGTAGAAACTTATGGCTTCATAAGGACTAGCAGCCAAGGAGAAGGAACAAGCTCTACTACAACTGAGCTGCGACAACAGAGGAGACAATCCTATTTGCACTCTTATAATGAAGTTGAAAATGTTATCGACAGAGAGGATAACATTAAGGTATTGGTTGCAGAGTTGATTAACAAGGAAGGCCCCCATCTGGTTTCCATTGTTGGGATTGGGGGACTTGGTAAAACTATGCTTGCCAAAATGGTTTACAATCATGTTAGGTGTCATTTTGATCGTTGTTCTTGGAATTATGTTTCCCCACAATTCCAAGGAGGACGATTCATTTTGCAGCAAATCATAAGGAACATTTGGCCTCAATATGGACTTGAGTCCTTGAATGATGGAGAATTGAAGAAGGAGCTTTACAAGGCATTGGAAGATAAGTGTTATCTGGTGGTCCTTGATGATATAACTAGCACAGAggcatgggattttctgaaaCCCGCTTTTCCGAAAGGAAAGATGGGAAGCAAAATAATGCTCACCACTAGAATCAAAGATATTGCCCTTTATGCAGATCCATTGG GAACAGAGTTGGGATCATTTCTTTGGAAGAATATTGcttcaaattcttcttcttcttcttcttcataccCTCAAGAAGctgagaagaaggagaagttggGAAGGGAGATTATGAAAAATTTTGGAGGTCTACCTCTAGCCCTTGTTGTATTTGGAGGCATGCTAGCGATGAAGAAATCAATTCATGAATGGGAGATGGCAGCTAAGAACATCAGTAGCTGGTACATGAACAAagcccaacaacaacaacaaaatggcgatgatgatgatgcttcgTGGATATTGTCTCTAGGCTATCATGATTTACCTTCTTACTTAAAGCCATGCTTTCTCTACCTCAGCTTCTACCCAGAAGATACCAAAGTTGACAAAAGAGAATTGATTCAAATGTGGATAGCAGAAGGTTTTGTGCAGCACAATGGGCAAgaaacaacaaaggaggaaacAGGGGAAGAATACTTGCTTGAGTTGATTAACAGGTCAATGGTTGAAGTGGGAAAACAGAGCTTCCGCGGGAATGTCAGAACATGCGTTTTGCATACCTCAATGCGATACTAA
- the LOC122669941 gene encoding acid phosphatase 1-like, translating into MGRNLALLLCFSSLLVGLTVADWKILNQRIWKNNNGLKITLKNYCEAWRINAELHNIRNFEIIPEECTNYIGKYMSSTQYKVDSEMALEECTIYLSNTFTSTGDDRDSWIFGVDDTLLSNVPYFKNHHNGGEKLNITSFGEWMRERKAPALEHTLNLFNEIKEKGIKIFLISSKGEHLRDATIDNLFKVGYSGWYGLIPRSDEDNCKTVQQYKAEQRKVLMSKGYRIWGMIGSQWSSLLGLPIARRTFKLPNSLYYHP; encoded by the exons atgggaagAAATCTGGCTCTCTTGCTATGCTTCTCTAGCCTCCTCGTTGGATTAACAGTTGCAGACTGGAAAATCTTGAACCAGAGGATATGGAAGAACAACAATGGATTGAAGATCACCCTCAAGAACTACTGTGAGGCTTGGAGGATAAATGCAGAGCTTCACAACATTCGCAACTTCGAGATTATCCCTGAAGAATGCACTAACTACATTGGCAAGTACATGAGCTCCACTCAGTACAAGGTGGACTCTGAGATGGCCCTAGAAGAGTGCACCATCTATCTTAGCAACACCTTCACCTCTACGGGTGATGATAGGGATTCATGGATTTTCGGTGTCGATGATACCCTCCTCTCCAATGTTCCTTACTTCAAGAACCATCATAACGG gGGTGAGAAGTTAAACATAACCTCCTTTGGAGAATGGATGAGAGAGAGGAAGGCTCCAGCTCTTGAGCATACATTGAACCTCTTCAATGAGATAAAGGAAAAGGGAATTAAGATCTTTCTGATTTCTTCAAAGGGAGAGCACCTAAGGGACGCCACCATTGACAACCTCTTCAAGGTTGGTTACAGTGGTTGGTATGGTCTCATACCAAG GAGTGATGAGGACAACTGCAAGACCGTGCAACAGTACAAAGCAGAGCAAAGGAAGGTGCTGATGAGTAAGGGTTACCGTATTTGGGGAATGATTGGATCCCAGTGGAGCAGCCTCTTGGGACTTCCCATTGCGAGGAGAACATTTAAGCTTCCCAATTCCTtatactaccatccttga
- the LOC122668291 gene encoding protein PHR1-LIKE 1-like yields MEARPTLSIQGAGAKHLSNLEASGAMSSSLPVLPIPLEQKYPKLPDSPQVSFERELMTNPMPPRGSSMVTNSSVVGHIFSSDSGFSSDLQFSSVSPHERHSRNAPFISQLSNNGASLPLTPSSHSGPFQSRALSHYSKESSDVSWCTDPLQGFLDYPDSVPTQNCQIESSGGGVMASEDHTKRNDWQEWADQLITDDDALAPNWNELLVDNNSVGLEPKTEIYQMPKQSSNSSVPQPQVQQLSIPSGELCTVGSPPSSVGGAPTKPRMRWTPELHERFVEAVSQLGGSERATPKGVLKLMKVEGLTIYHVKSHLQKYRTARYRPDSSEGTSEKKTNPIEEMSLDLKTGIEITEALRLQMEVQKRLHEQLEIQRNLQLRIEEQGRYLQMMFEKQYKTTGEKLKVSSPTPGDPAVSSSDAVPHSPANNEADTSEKDCAKTAINAIDNSATLNESNQKSDGKQKTPESRTTEGPEPAVVGQSSSPARE; encoded by the exons ATGGAGGCACGCCCTACTTTATCCATTCAAGGAGCTGGTGCAAAGCATCTTAGTAACCTGGAAGCATCTGGAGCTATGTCCTCGTCTTTGCCAGTTCTTCCCATACCCCTTGAACAGAAATATCCAAAATTACCAGACTCCCCACAAGTTTCATTTGAAAGGGAACTGATGACAAATCCCATGCCTCCACGTGGATCTTCAATGGTCACCAACAGTAGTGTTGTTGGGCACATATTTTCATCAGACTCTGGATTCTCCTCAGATCTCCAGTTCTCTTCTGTTTCACCCCATGAAAGACATTCTAGAAATGCACCTTTCATTTCTCAGTTATCAAACAATGGAGCATCTCTGCCTTTAACACCGTCTTCTCATTCAGGACCATTCCAATCAAGGGCATTGAGTCATTATTCCAAAGAAAGCAGTGATGTTTCTTGGTGTACAGATCCACTGCAGGGTTTTCTTGATTATCCTGATAGCGTCCCCACCCAAAATTGTCAAATAGaaagtagtggtggtggtgtcaTGGCATCTGAGGACCATACTAAGCGAAATGATTGGCAGGAATGGGCGGACCAACTTATCACCGATGATGATGCTTTGGCTCCTAACTGGAATGAGCTTCTTGTTGACAACAATTCTGTGGGTCTTGAACCAAAG acAGAAATATACCAAATGCCCAAACAATCTTCAAATTCTTCAGTGCCCCAGCCCCAAGTTCAGCAGCTTTCTATTCCTTCTGGAGAACTTTGCACGGTTGGTAGTCCCCCTTCCTCTGTCGGTGGTGCCCCAACCAAGCCACGTATGCGTTGGACACCCGAACTGCATGAACGTTTTGTAGAAGCTGTTAGTCAGCTCGGTGGCAGTGAAA GAGCTACTCCCAAGGGTGTGCTAAAGCTCATGAAAGTAGAAGGATTAACCATCTACCATGTGAAAAGTCATCTGCAG AAGTACAGAACAGCTAGGTATAGACCAGACTCATCAGAAG GCACatcagagaaaaaaacaaatccaatcGAGGAAATGTCTCTAGACTTGAAAAC GGGTATTGAGATTACTGAGGCATTGCGACTACAAATGGAAGTTCAGAAGCGATTGCATGAACAACTTGAG ATCCAAAGAAATCTACAGCTGCGTATAGAAGAACAAGGCAGGTATCTACAGATGATGTTTGAGAAGCAATATAAAACCACCGGTGAGAAGCTCAAGGTCTCTTCACCCACTCCGGGGGATCCTGCTGTTTCCTCATCAGATGCCGTGCCCCATTCCCCtgccaataatgaagcagataCCTCAGAGAAGGATTGTGCCAAAACAGCAATTAATGCTATTGATAACAGTGCAACCCTGAATGAGAGTAACCAGAAGTCGGATGGGAAGCAAAAGACACCTGAATCCAGAACCACTGAAGGTCCTGAACCAGCTGTTGTTGGTCAGTCTAGTTCCCCAGCGAGGGAATGA